A single genomic interval of Helianthus annuus cultivar XRQ/B chromosome 13, HanXRQr2.0-SUNRISE, whole genome shotgun sequence harbors:
- the LOC110902240 gene encoding putative disease resistance RPP13-like protein 1 → MTLIHFHIYINVIFQKLTDEAFKKYARSQNIHSELKQLGSTLSQIQALLNDASHKEITDESVRLWLNSLQHLAYDIDDVLDEVATEAMHRELTQESEASTSMVRKLIPTCCTNFSLSHRLTPKLDSITTQLQQLYKAKAGLGLIVKGEKPKNNDRGNETSLLESDVIGREKEKEKLLNKLLQDEPCKENFSVLPIVGMGGVGKTTLARLLYNDTKVKGRFELHAWVCVSDDFDISKITKTIFQAVSNENKEFEDLNQLQVALKEKLKDKRFLLVLDDVWSENFNDWENLVLPFHSGARGSKVIMTSRKEQLLKMLGFDNLDHLKTLSSEDALSLFALHALGVDNFDSHPTLRPKGERIVEKCGRLPLALKAIGRLLRAKTDEEKWDDVLNSKIWDSNCDGDLSADWKAIVPALRLSYHDLSANLKRLFAYCSLFPKDYMFDREELVLLWLGEGFLNKSNAAKSPERIGYEYFEELLSRSFFQQSPNEEPLFVMHDLMNDLATFVAGEFFSRDDNRMEDLARYRHMSFIRDKYVAYHKFEAFKRAKGLRTLLAVYVGVDQWWDKFYLSSKILVDLLPELPLLRVLSLSRFSISEVPNSIGSLKHLRYLNLSKTDIKELPDNVGNLYNLETLIVFGCESLTKLPKSFLKLKMLRHFDMRDTPCLKKLPLGIGELKSLQTLTKIIIEGNNGFAITELKGLKDLHGEISIEGLNKVQSSMHAREANLSLKGINKLELKWDDVSGRETLEKEILNELKPHSDKLKMLEVKYYKGIEFPNWVGDSSFHQLVHVSLRGCRKCTSLPPLGQLPALKELLIQGMDDVKIISLELSRTTDVTFPSLEILRFEDMSSWKVWSTNSEVMFPRLRELRVKNCPKLIDVSLEALPSLRVLRIEGCGESVLRSLVKAASSTTKLEIRSILGLTDEVWRGVIVNFGAVEELCIQNCDEIRYLWESDAEASKVLVNLKELEVSPCKNLVSLGEKEEDEDNTGCDLLSSLKKLAIDSCDSMERLCCPTSIQSLDIRWCSSVRDVSLPRATTTGGGGQNLKSLTIHRCGNLKSINQLSNSTHLTSLTISGCENMELFSNLHQLSNLTSLGIAWCESIESFPNLHLPNLTHLYIESCKNMKAFGDLQLPNLISWSICECKNLESFPDLQLPKLTMLKEMEIRSCPMIDASFPRGLWPPNLCSLRIGGLKKPISEWGYQNFPASLVELKLHNETDVRNFSQLSHLFPSSLTSLHIWEFDNLESISTGLQHLTSLQHLEIWKCPKVKDLPETLLPSLLSLSIYGDCPKLKERCEGRGSHYWPLISHIPKIEIEHSYFESLDYKVESDSQVEDTNYGLDLHLDHILKDLLGDGTFRVDHVKFKNREKSQGVNFQGKYLE, encoded by the exons ATGACATTAATtcattttcatatatatataaatgtcaTTTTTCAGAAGCTAACTGATGAAGCCTTCAAGAAATATGCTCGTTCCCAGAATATTCATTCCGAGCTCAAGCAATTGGGGAGCACGTTGTCCCAGATCCAAGCTCTGCTTAACGATGCTTCACACAAGGAAATAACTGATGAATCTGTCAGACTATGGCTCAATAGTCTCCAACATTTGGCTTACGATATCGATGACGTGCTCGATGAGGTGGCTACTGAAGCTATGCATCGTGAGCTGACCCAGGAATCAGAAGCAAGCACCAGTATGGTAAGAAAGCTCATCCCAACTTGCTGCACAAACTTCTCACTAAGTCATAGGTTGACTCCCAAGTTAGATAGTATTACCACCCAGTTGCAACAACTGTATAAGGCAAAAGCTGGGCTAGGTTTGATTGTGAAAGGTGAAAAGCCAAAAAATAACGATAGAGGAAACGAAACCTCCTTGCTAGAATCTGATGTCATTGGACGAGAAAAGGAGAAAGAAAAATTGCTCAACAAGCTGTTGCAGGATGAGCCATGTAAGGAAAACTTCAGTGTCTTACCCATAGTCGGTATGGGTGGGGTTGGTAAGACCACTCTAGCTAGACTGTTGTATAATGATACAAAAGTGAAGGGTCGGTTTGAACTCCACGCATGGGTTTGTGTCTCTGATGATTTTGATATCTCTAAGATAACCAAAACCATCTTTCAAGCCGTGTCCAACGAAAACAAGGAATTTGAAGATCTAAATCAGCTTCAAGTGGCTCTTAAAGAGAAACTTAAGGACAAACGATTTCTACTAGTACTAGATGATGTGTGGAGTGAAAACTTTAACGATTGGGAAAACCTAGTGCTCCCATTTCATTCAGGGGCTCGTGGAAGTAAGGTAATCATGACATCTCGCAAGGAGCAATTGCTTAAGATGCTAGGTTTTGATAATCTAGACCATCTTAAGACTTTGTCATCTGAAGATGCTTTGTCTTTATTTGCTTTACATGCATTGGGCGTAGACAACTTTGATTCACACCCAACACTCAGACCAAAGGGTGAGCGTATTGTGGAAAAGTGTGGTCGTTTGCCTTTGGCTTTAAAGGCAATTGGAAGGCTGCTGAGGGCTAAAACAGATGAAGAAAAATGGGATGATGTGTTGAATAGTAAGATATGGGATTCAAATTGTGATGGTGACCTTTCTGCAGATTGGAAGGCAATTGTTCCCGCCCTTAGGCTAAGTTACCATGATCTTTCTGCAAATTTGAAGCGGTTGTTTGCATATTGCTCATTGTTCCCCAAGGATTATATGTTTGACAGGGAAGAGTTAGTCCTCTTGTGGCTGGGAGAAGGGTTTTTGAACAAATCAAATGCAGCCAAGTCACCAGAACGCATTGGTTATGAATATTTTGAAGAGTTGTTATCAAGGTCATTTTTTCAACAATCACCAAATGAGGAACCGTTATTTGTGATGCATGACCTGATGAATGATTTGGCCACATTTGTTGCCGGAGAGTTCTTTTCAAGGGATGACAATCGGATGGAAGATTTAGCAAGGTACCGCCACATGTCATTTATTCGTGATAAATATGTAGCTTACCACAAGTTTGAGGCCTTCAAGAGAGCTAAAGGTTTGAGAACATTGTTAGCGGTATATGTTGGGGTGGATCAATGGTGGGACAAGTTCTACTTATCCAGCAAGATTTTGGTTGACTTACTTCCTGAGTTACCGTTATTAAGGGTTCTTAGTTTGAGTCGTTTTAGTATAAGTGAGGTACCGAATTCCATTGGTAGTTTGAAGCACCTAAGGTATCTTAATCTATCTAAAACTGATATCAAAGAGTTGCCGGACAATGTTGGTAATCTTTATAATTTAGAAACATTGATAGTTTTTGGATGTGAGAGTTTGACCAAGTTGCCTAAAAGCTTTTTAAAGCTAAAAATGCTGAGGCATTTTGACATGAGAGATACTCCATGTCTGAAAAAGTTGCCCTTGGGGATTGGTGAGTTGAAAAGCCTAcaaactctcactaaaattatcATTGAAGGAAACAATGGCTTTGCAATTACTGAGCTTAAGGGATTAAAGGATCTCCATGGGGAAATTTCCATAGAGGGGTTGAACAAAGTACAAAGCTCAATGCATGCACGAGAGGCGAACTTATCTTTAAAAGGGATTAATAAGTTAGAGTTGAAATGGGATGATGTTTCAGGAAGGGAAACACTTGAGAAGGAGATTCTCAATGAGTTAAAGCCCCATAGTGATAAGTTGAAAATGCTTGAGGTTAAGTATTATAAGGGAATAGAGTTTCCGAATTGGGTTGGGGATTCGTCTTTTCATCAATTGGTTCATGTGTCGCTACGGGGTTGTAGAAAATGTACATCTCTACCGCCGCTTGGGCAGTTACCTGCACTTAAGGAGTTGTTGATTCAAGGAATGGATGATGTTAAAATCATCAGTTTGGAGTTAAGTAGGACTACTGATGTTACCTTCCCttcacttgaaattctaaggtttGAAGATATGTCTAGTTGGAAGGTATGGTCAACCAATAGCGAGGTGATGTTTCCACGCCTTCGAGAGCTTCGAGTAAAAAATTGTCCAAAATTGATTGATGTCTCACTTGAAGCATTACCTTCGCTAAGAGTTTTGAGGATAGAGGGATGTGGTGAAAGTGTGCTGAGAAGTCTGGTTAAAGCAGCTTCATCAACCACTAAATTGGAAATTAGATCGATTTTAGGGCTTACGGATGAGGTGTGGAGAGGTGTCATAGTGAATTTTGGGGCGGTTGAAGAGCTATGCATACAAAATTGTGATGAGATAAGATACCTTTGGGAATCAGATGCAGAGGCAAGTAAAGTTCTTGTAAATTTAAAGGAATTGGAGGTATCTCCATGTAAAAATTTGGTGAGTTTAGGAGAGAAAGAGGAGGATGAGGATAACACTGGGTGCGACCTCTTATCATCTCTTAAGAAGTTGGCTATAGATTCATGTGACAGTATGGAGCGTTTGTGTTGTCCAACGAGCATTCAGAGTTTAGACATCAGATGGTGTAGTTCAGTTAGAGATGTCTCCCTCCCaagagcaacaacaacaggtgGAGGAGGGCAGAATCTCAAGTCACTTACTATACATCGCTGTGGAAATCTGAAATCAATAAATCAATTGAGTAACTCCACTCACCTCACCTCTTTGACAATAAGTGGCTGTGAAAACATGGAGTTATTTTCTAATCTGCATCAGCTATCAAATCTCACCTC GTTGGGAATAGCTTGGTGTGAAAGCATAGAGTCATTTCCTAACCTCCATCTGCCAAATCTCACACATTTGTATATAGAAAGTTGCAAAAACATGAAGGCATTTGGTGACCTGCAGCTACCAAATCTAATCAGTTGGAGCATATGCGAGTGTAAAAATCTGGAGTCATTTCCTGACCTGCAGCTGCCAAAACTCACCATGTTAAAAGAGATGGAGATCAGGAGTTGTCCAATGATTGATGCTTCCTTTCCTCGTGGGCTTTGGCCTCCCAATTTGTGTTCCCTTCGAATAGGGGGGTTGAAAAAGCCCATCTCAGAATGGGGCTATCAGAATTTCCCAGCTTCTCTTGTTGAACTGAAGTTACATAATGAAACTGATGTGAGGAACTTTAGTCAATTGTCCCACCTTTTCCCTTCTTCTCTTACATCTCTGCACATATGGGAATTTGATAATTTGGAATCCATTTCAACGGGACTCCAACACCTCACATCCCTTCAACATCTTGAAATTTGGAAATGCCCAAAGGTGAAAGATCTACCAGAGACGCTGTTGCCTTCCCTTCTGAGTTTGAGTATATATGGTGATTGCCCAAAATTGAAAGAAAGGTGTGAAGGAAGAGGCTCCCACTACTGGCCACTCATCTCTCATATCCCTAAAATTGAAATAGAACACAG TTATTTCGAGTCTCTCGATTACAAAGTTGAATCTGATTCACAAGTTGAAGATACAAATTATGGTTTAGATCTGCATTTG gatcatatcctaaaggATCTTCTGGGTGATGGAACATTCAGAGTTGACCATGTCAAATTCAAGAACAGAGAAAAGTCTCAAGGTGTGAATTTTCAGGGAAAGTATCTTGAGTAG